From the genome of Candidatus Hydrogenedentota bacterium:
CTCGGTCACGATGGGTTTGCTGTATTTACCGGACTTCTCGAGGGCCTTCTGGGATGCCTTGGCGGCCGCTTCCTGCTCGGGCGTGTGATAAAAAATGGCGGACCGGTACTGGTGGCCGACGTCGGGACCTTGCCGGTTCCGCTGGGTCGGATCGTGCTCTTTCCAGAACACGTCGAGCAATTCCTCGTAGCTGACAATCTCGGGGTCGAAGAGGAGCTCGACGGCTTCGGCATGGCCGGTCGTGCCCATACATACCTCCCTGTAGGTGGGGTCTTTCTTGTCGCCGCCCGTATACCCTACGGAAGTGGCCTGTACACCCTCGACGCGGCGAAACGCCTCCTCAACATGCCAGAAGCAGCCCGCCGCAAATGTGGCCTTTTCCATGTTCCCGGCTCCTTTGAACGTAGACGTGTCTCCCGCCACGCCCTGATTCTCTTCCTTAGCCCCCACGTGTCCCACAAGATAGATGAAGAGCACCGTTCCGAGCGCAATCAGCAATAACGCGTTCCTCCGCATTGGGAATCCTCCGTCTCTGTTCTCTCGGAGAAAACAATCAAAACGGCGCGCATAGTCCCACAAGACCGGGGAAATGAAACCGCTGCGGCGTTGTCCACCGTTGTGGCGTGGTCTCCTGACCGCGCCACGCTTCCGGCCGAAGGTCTCCAAGACGAAAAGCGTGGGCCAGACGCCAGCGCAACCACGACGCGCTTTCTCAGGCCGGCGCGCCGTCGCCTTTTCCCGGGACAAACTTGGCTTCGAGGGCGGTCATGGCAAAGAGCCAGGTATCGAGCACGGGGTGCAGGGCCGGTTCCTTGTCCCATGCCAGTTGTTTGGTGCTTTCCCATTCTCTCCTGGCTTCGTGGTCTTGGCCGAGCGCCTTGGCGTGAAACGCCCGTGCCAATCCCAGCGCGAGTTGCGCGTGGTGTTTCAGGTAGAACCAGGAAGCACGGTGGCAGGGGGCATCCGAGTCGAGATTCGCGTCGATCACCGGCATGAAGCTCTGAATGAGGCCCGGGACTTTCGCGAAACGTTGCGCTTGCTCGGGATCCGCCCACCCTTTCTCGCCGCGGATGTATACGGGGTCGAAGAGCTCGGTTAACCGTTCGAGATAGTCGCGGCAGGCGGCGCCGTCCGTCCCGAAGGCGCTCGCGAAATAGTCATCGGCCAAGATGTCGAAATCCGCCGCTGCGTTCCAGAGGGTTTGCCCCATGGCGGTCATGGCGAGACCCGTCGGGAGGAAGATGCGCTGGATCTGGCAGCTCACGTAACCGTTCAGCCCGATTTTCGCCAGCCCCTTCATATCCTCCGCGATTGTGCGCGAAATCTGCATGTGACCGGGGTCGTTCGAGTGGTCCCACATCAGGTGGTAGTCGAAATCGAAGCTGTCGCCGTCGAACATCTCTTGCCAGGCCTTCAGAAACGCGACATTGTCATCCACGCTCTTCGGGAACTCGAGCTTGTTGCGCTCGAACGGCGGCAACTCGGGCAGGGTCTCGCTCGCTTCGAACGTCTCGCTGTAGGTCCGTACAATCGGGGCGAACATCAGGACGAAACGGTCGGGGTTCTCGAACTTCTCCTTCACCGGCGGCCACAAGAGGTCCACGTAGATCAGAAACACGATCCGCGTCTTGAGCCCGGCCTCCGAAAGGCGGCCGTCGAGCTCGTTCAGCATCATGACGTAGAAATCGGATGGCCGCGCCCTGGCGCATTCCGCGCACTCGCAGTTGTTGTTTGTGCCGTCAGCCAGCCAAAAATGCAGGTAGTCGATGTTCGGATGATCGCGGGCATACGCGACAACGGCGTCGACGACCATGCGCCGCACCTCGGGATTCGAATAGCAGAGGTTGGTGTCGAGGGCCACGCCTTTCCAGAAATCGCGTTTGCCGTTGACCTCGGCCAGGTATTTCGCCACATCGGGCGGGGCGCTGCGGGCCTGCTTGTCCCAGCCCAGCCCGGGAATGCCGAAGGGCTCGCAGGTCCACCCGTGCCCGACTTTGTGATACAGCAGCCCGCGCCGCTTGATCTCGTGCTCGAGCAACGCGGTATATTCGCGGGCTTTTGGGATCGAGAGCGGCGCGCCTTGCCTGTTGGGGTTGCCGGTGTGCCGGTACCATCGGTCGAAAAACGTGTGACCTTCGCGAAACTGAATGAAGTACCCGTTGAATCCCAGTTTCGGAAGCCAGTCCACCATATCCCGCACGTGCTCGTAACTGACCGCCCCCTCGATGCACACGGCGCGGTGGCGACAGGAGGGAGTCTCAGAAACGCGGACGTCCCTCAGTTCGTCGAGCTTTGGCGCGTAGGCCCCGTCGTCGCCGGGCCGCACCCACCGGCAGCCCAGTTCCGTCAGATACCGGTACACGGCCAGCAACACGCTCCGCGGATTGATGCCCGCGATAATCCCCGTGGCGCCCGTTGTATCGATGTGAATGGCATCGTCCAGGTCCGGGTCGGCCACGCCCGGGGCGCTGATTTCGGGAAAGTCCGCCATCAGTCCCAAGGCCAAGCTTTCGGCAGCGCCGTTGTTCACGGCGGCGTAAGAGCCCGTAAGCCGTTCAAGGTACTGTGTCAGCTCCTCCGCGGCCAGGTCGACGGCGGGGTGCTCGCTAGCTACCCGTATTGAAATAAGTTTCGGCAATTTGCTGAATACCATTTTCGCACCCTTTCATCAATTCGCGCCAGAGTGCCCTGATGGAAGATCGCCAGAGCCAGCATAGCGCATTTCGGCGCGGAGAAAAAGGGGCGGAGCGGCGAAGTCTTGACCACGCCTCTTGTGCGGCTACAGATGCATGCGCAACATGAGCCAGGCGCCGGCGATGATGAGGGTGAGCATGGTTACCGGCACTCCGGCACGGGCGTGTTCGGCCCACGAGATGCGCACACCCAACAGGCGCGCCTGCTCGACCACGATGATGTTCGCGATGCTCCCCACGATAATGAGGTTGCCGGCAAAGGTGCTCGATAAGGCCAGGATGGCCCCCGACATGGGATGCGTCGCGGCAGGCAGCAGCAGCATCGTGGCGGGCACGTTGGACACCAGGTTGGACAGCACGGTGGTGGTCACGAACAGCCATGCCGGCTGCGACAGATTGACGCCCGAGTTCTGCGCCGTCTCGAACACTCTCTCCAGCGCACCGCATGCTCTGAATGCGTCGTTGACCACGAACAGGCCGATGAAGAGCACCAGCAGATGCCAGTCCACCACTCCGAGCATTTCACGCGAGTGCATCTTCCGGCTCACCAGCAACAGGCCCGCGGCCCCAAGCGCGATCACTTCCCTGGGGACGGGCAAGAATAGAAACGAGGCAATAAGCAGCGTCAGCACGATTGTCCCCTTGGTTGTCTGCCAGACATTGAGCGGAGGGGAATCGGCGGATACGGGCGGCGATACAAGGCGCCAACGGTTTCTGTACAGCAGTGCAAGAACAGCCCACGTCACAAAAAGACTCAGCAGAACCGCCGGAACCGCATCCACGAGATACGAAGCAAAAGAAAGGGACAGCGCCTGGCCGATCAGCATATTCTGCGGGTTGCCGATCAAAGTCGCCGCGGAGCCGATGTTTGCGGCGCAGGCCAGTCCCAGCAAGAGCGGAACCGGGTTCAGATTTCGGCGCGCGCACCCTTCGACCAGGAGAGGCGTCATGGCCAGGCAGATGATGTCGTTCGTCAGTACGGCCGATAACCCGGCAACAACCGCCAGCAGAACCGCCAGCAGCATCGGCGGGGAGAACGAAACCGCGGCCACGCGCCGCGCGGCGAACGCATAGAACCCCCCCAGCCGAAACTGCGCGGAAACCACCATCAAGCCGAACAGAAGCCCGATCGTGGGGACATCGACGGCGTCCCATGCCTGGTCGGGCGCGACCTCGCCGGTCACAATGAGAACGAGCGCTCCCAGCAGGGCCACTCCCGTGCGGTCCATGGCCAATCCCGGAAAACCGCCAAGTATCATGCCCAGATAGACGAAAATGAATATGCCAACGGCTGTATGCATCTCAACAATCATCCAATCTTGTGGCGCGTCGCGAAAACGTCCTCGCGTATCGCCCCCATTCTCAAATGTTCTTTGGGGAAGCGCCGGCGCCGCCAACACCAAAAACCACCCGCGTATGGCGGCATAGCGCGCCTCATCGGGCGGAATTGTACCCCGCAGACGGGGACGATCACAGATATTTGAATAGGAGACAAGAGAGCAAAGCGTAAGTCGCCCTCGTCTTCTTGAAATCAGGGGCTTCGCAACGGATACTTGCAGGCCATAGGGGCCGAAACGCAGATATCGAGGAGGAGCTGGCGATGAAATACAGCGTGACCAGCGTCATGTTGCCCGAGCTTGATGTGGCCGAAACCTGCGACCTGTTGCAGCAACTCGGGTACGACGGCATCGAGTGGCGCGTCCGATACACGCCTGAAAACGCGCTCGGCAAAGGCTACAGCATGTGGGGTGAACATAAGTCCGGCCTGTCTCCCGCGAACATTGCACAAAAAGCCGGCGAGGTTGCCAAAATCACCGCGGACCACGGCCTCGAGATCTGCGCCATCGCCGCCAATCTCCGGTGCGACGAATTCGACGAGATCAAACGGCTTGCGGACGGTGTGGCGCGCATGGGCCCGATTCCTATCCGCCTGGGCGCTCCCACGGACTACGATCGCTCAGCCAATTACAACGACCTGTACAAACGCGCCGTCGGCGCTTACAGCAAGGCGATCGACGTGCTCAAACCCTACGGCATCCGCTGTTTCATCGAAATCCATGGCGGCACGCTGTTTCCAAGCGCCTCGCTGGCCTACCGCATCGCCGTCAACTTCAAGCCTGATGAAATGGGCGTCATCTACGACGTCAACAACATGGCCAAGGACGGGTTCGAGACCTTCCGCATCGGCATGGAGCTTCTTGGCGCCTATCTCCAACACTGCCACGCGGGAGGCTGGGAACCGGTCCCGGGCGAACCCGACGAAAAGGGCACGGTCCCGTGGTCATACCAGGGATGCGACCTGGCCGAGAGCATCCTCGACATCCCCCAGTTCATCAAGGACCTCAATGCCGTGGGCTACCAGGGATTCATCTCGATCGAGGACTTCCGTCCCGTGGAACCCCGCGAAAAACTCAAACGCCAAATCGACTATCTCAGGTCATTGGAATGATTATCCGCGCCTTGTGGCAGTTGAAGTCCTGACTTCTTCACTTCCGGGCCTTGGGCCAGGCGGGGCAAGCCAATCCGCGGCCGCAAGACCCCCGAATCGAGGAAATGCCGGCGAGACGCCTGCGCTGCCTGGCCGCCGAAGGCGTGGGACCCACGGCTTGTCCAGCGTTTCATGTTATCCCCCAATCGTACCGCTCGAATTGACGGAGTGGGTGGGTTTCTTTTAGATACTTAAGTATTAAGCGATCAAAAATCCTAAGGATTTTTCGCCTTAGGTATTGACGAATGAGACATTTTCAGTCATACTTCCCATGGAAAACGGTTACTTCGTAGGGGAAGAAACCGGGGCGCCACTCTTAAAGTAGGAGGATGAAAGCATGAAGAAGAGGTATGGCTTTACTTTGATTGAGTTGCTGGTTGTTATCGCAATCATCGGCATCCTGGCGGCAATCCTGCTGCCCGCACTCGCCCGCGCACGCGAAGCGGCCCGCCGCGCAAGTTGCGCCAATAACCTCAAACAGATGGGTATCGTGTTCAAGATGTATGCAAACGAAAGCAAGGGCGAGAAGTGGCCTACCTTTATGGCTGATGTGACCACAACAAAGCTGGATTGCACGGCGCCAGGGTTCCCGCCGACCACTAAGGTCGGTCTGCTTGCCGCGGGACCGTGCGTGCCGGCGATCTATCCGGAATACCTGACCGATCCCAATATTATCGTCTGCCCGTCGGACTCGGAGCACACGAAGGACGGCCTGATCAATGCCGTCACGGGAGAAACCGATTTCGGGTATCCGTGCGATAACGCCAACCAGGGCTGGGCGCTTATCGACTCGAGCTACTGGTATCTCGGATGGGTGTTCGACCAAGGCACCAATGTTCCGCCTGCCGACCCTCTGACATTTGTGCTTCTTCAAGCAGTTTTTGAGTCGGTGCCTACGCCTCCAACGGCAACCGCGGACGAGGTTTCCGGGCAGATGTGCGCAGCGGTGGGTCTCCTGATAACGCAACTCCAGGACGGAAATGTTAATGCGGCTGACGCGGATGCAAGTGTTGGCGCTCCCTTTGGGAATGGCGGCGGCGACACCATCTATCGTCTGCGCGAGGGTATCGAACGGTTCATGATCACCGACATCAACAATCCGGCAGGGAGTGCACAGGCCCAGAGTGAGATCTGGGTTATGGCGGACCTTCTCTCGACCGAAGTCTCCCTGATGAACCACGTCCCGGGCGGCGCAAATGTCCTGTATATGGACGGCCACGTCGAGTTCTTGCGGTACAGTGAATTCGGCGAAGCTCCGGTCAACGCGGCGACGGCGATCCTGGTATCGATTATTGGCTCGTAAGCCGCCGTAACACTCTGTTTCGAAGATATTGATGACGCGTTTCCCCGGCTGGATCCGCCGGCGGGGGAAACGCGTTTTTGTGGTGATGCGGGCGTGGCCAGACTGGGCAATTGTGGGACCGCCGCCCCCGGCGGTCATCCGGAGTT
Proteins encoded in this window:
- a CDS encoding sugar phosphate isomerase/epimerase — protein: MKYSVTSVMLPELDVAETCDLLQQLGYDGIEWRVRYTPENALGKGYSMWGEHKSGLSPANIAQKAGEVAKITADHGLEICAIAANLRCDEFDEIKRLADGVARMGPIPIRLGAPTDYDRSANYNDLYKRAVGAYSKAIDVLKPYGIRCFIEIHGGTLFPSASLAYRIAVNFKPDEMGVIYDVNNMAKDGFETFRIGMELLGAYLQHCHAGGWEPVPGEPDEKGTVPWSYQGCDLAESILDIPQFIKDLNAVGYQGFISIEDFRPVEPREKLKRQIDYLRSLE
- a CDS encoding anion transporter is translated as MHTAVGIFIFVYLGMILGGFPGLAMDRTGVALLGALVLIVTGEVAPDQAWDAVDVPTIGLLFGLMVVSAQFRLGGFYAFAARRVAAVSFSPPMLLAVLLAVVAGLSAVLTNDIICLAMTPLLVEGCARRNLNPVPLLLGLACAANIGSAATLIGNPQNMLIGQALSLSFASYLVDAVPAVLLSLFVTWAVLALLYRNRWRLVSPPVSADSPPLNVWQTTKGTIVLTLLIASFLFLPVPREVIALGAAGLLLVSRKMHSREMLGVVDWHLLVLFIGLFVVNDAFRACGALERVFETAQNSGVNLSQPAWLFVTTTVLSNLVSNVPATMLLLPAATHPMSGAILALSSTFAGNLIIVGSIANIIVVEQARLLGVRISWAEHARAGVPVTMLTLIIAGAWLMLRMHL
- a CDS encoding DUF4838 domain-containing protein: MVFSKLPKLISIRVASEHPAVDLAAEELTQYLERLTGSYAAVNNGAAESLALGLMADFPEISAPGVADPDLDDAIHIDTTGATGIIAGINPRSVLLAVYRYLTELGCRWVRPGDDGAYAPKLDELRDVRVSETPSCRHRAVCIEGAVSYEHVRDMVDWLPKLGFNGYFIQFREGHTFFDRWYRHTGNPNRQGAPLSIPKAREYTALLEHEIKRRGLLYHKVGHGWTCEPFGIPGLGWDKQARSAPPDVAKYLAEVNGKRDFWKGVALDTNLCYSNPEVRRMVVDAVVAYARDHPNIDYLHFWLADGTNNNCECAECARARPSDFYVMMLNELDGRLSEAGLKTRIVFLIYVDLLWPPVKEKFENPDRFVLMFAPIVRTYSETFEASETLPELPPFERNKLEFPKSVDDNVAFLKAWQEMFDGDSFDFDYHLMWDHSNDPGHMQISRTIAEDMKGLAKIGLNGYVSCQIQRIFLPTGLAMTAMGQTLWNAAADFDILADDYFASAFGTDGAACRDYLERLTELFDPVYIRGEKGWADPEQAQRFAKVPGLIQSFMPVIDANLDSDAPCHRASWFYLKHHAQLALGLARAFHAKALGQDHEARREWESTKQLAWDKEPALHPVLDTWLFAMTALEAKFVPGKGDGAPA
- the msrA gene encoding peptide-methionine (S)-S-oxide reductase MsrA; translated protein: MEKATFAAGCFWHVEEAFRRVEGVQATSVGYTGGDKKDPTYREVCMGTTGHAEAVELLFDPEIVSYEELLDVFWKEHDPTQRNRQGPDVGHQYRSAIFYHTPEQEAAAKASQKALEKSGKYSKPIVTEIVPAQTFWRAEDYHQQYFQKNGLRRCPL
- a CDS encoding DUF1559 domain-containing protein, coding for MKKRYGFTLIELLVVIAIIGILAAILLPALARAREAARRASCANNLKQMGIVFKMYANESKGEKWPTFMADVTTTKLDCTAPGFPPTTKVGLLAAGPCVPAIYPEYLTDPNIIVCPSDSEHTKDGLINAVTGETDFGYPCDNANQGWALIDSSYWYLGWVFDQGTNVPPADPLTFVLLQAVFESVPTPPTATADEVSGQMCAAVGLLITQLQDGNVNAADADASVGAPFGNGGGDTIYRLREGIERFMITDINNPAGSAQAQSEIWVMADLLSTEVSLMNHVPGGANVLYMDGHVEFLRYSEFGEAPVNAATAILVSIIGS